In one Gossypium hirsutum isolate 1008001.06 chromosome D09, Gossypium_hirsutum_v2.1, whole genome shotgun sequence genomic region, the following are encoded:
- the LOC107891297 gene encoding uncharacterized protein, which yields MLESSGSSISMAERTAVLLAGLPSEFEGVVSSASLSPTPLPFPQLVEALLECETRHAQTSQEVVYDANLVEDVPMDGSSRGGRSGARGRGRTFRPRLQCQIYSRFGHVAQKCYYRYHRDESSPVSLPPQDQTMNFNSGDGGWSSLPNTRPKLSNFAQQLYGSNQVNCTTGQNYFGPGQNAKDFGQNWCAVGPGQNAKEFGQNWGAVGPGQNAKEVGQNWCAVGPGQNAEEFGQNWGAEAGYNVQRGGQQVGPNGWPKSHDEQRPPTSGPHAGGPIDGVHGGFGVSSYGGPSIGLYVRPSVPPPMPTNSFVNNVQLDPANPIGTTTVPWRTKPHARVFSASNPCFGLPRLGDIHASNYSDPSISSSHANSDRYRVSGDESYSPIPGPVGTSSWYPDSGASNHVCQDPSDLKHATPY from the coding sequence ATGTTGGAATCCTCTGGATCTTCCATTTCAATGGCGGAAAGGACGGCGGTGCTTCTTGCGGGGCTTCCGTCTGAGTTTGAAGGCGTTGTCTCGTCGGCTTCGTTGTCTCCGACTCCGTTGCCGTTTCCACAATTGGTTGAAGCGTTACTTGAATGTGAAACACGGCATGCTCAGACCAGTCAAGAGGTGGTGTATGATGCTAATCTGGTGGAGGATGTTCCTATGGATGGTTCGTCGCGAGGAGGACGATCGGGCGCGCGCGGTCGTGGACGGACGTTTCGGCCGCGACTTCAGTGTCAGATCTACTCTCGGTTTGGGCACGTGGCTCAAAAATGTTATTACAGGTATCATCGTGATGAGTCGTCTCCGGTGTCCCTTCCGCCGCAAGACCAGACGATGAATTTTAACTCCGGCGATGGTGGCTGGTCGTCTCTCCCAAATACTCGGCCAAAGCTTTCTAACTTTGCTCAACAGCTTTATGGGTCTAATCAAGTTAATTGTACTACAGGTCAAAATTATTTTGGACCTGGTCAAAATGCAAAAGACTTTGGTCAAAATTGGTGTGCTGTTGGACCTGGTCAAAATGCAAAAGAATTTGGTCAAAATTGGGGTGCTGTTGGACCTGGTCAAAATGCAAAAGAAGTTGGTCAAAATTGGTGTGCTGTTGGACCTGGTCAAAATGCAGAAGAATTTGGTCAAAATTGGGGTGCTGAAGCAGGCTACAATGTGCAGCGTGGAGGTCAGCAAGTTGGGCCAAATGGGTGGCCTAAGTCGCATGATGAACAGAGGCCTCCAACTTCTGGGCCACACGCTGGTGGGCCAATTGATGGTGTGCATGGAGGGTTTGGCGTGTCGTCCTATGGTGGGCCAAGTATTGGGCTGTATGTTCGGCCAAGTGTTCCTCCTCCAATGCCTACAAATTCGTTTGTGAATAATGTTCAGCTCGATCCGGCTAATCCGATTGGTACCACGACAGTTCCATGGCGGACCAAGCCACATGCGCGAGTGTTTTCTGCCTCAAACCCGTGTTTTGGACTTCCTAGGTTGGGAGATATACATGCATCGAATTATTCTGATCCGTCGATCTCTAGTTCTCATGCTAACTCCGATCGATATAGAGTGAGTGGGGATGAGTCTTACTCGCCGATTCCTGGACCAGTTGGGACGTCGTCTTGGTACCCTGATTCAGGAGCCAGTAATCATGTTTGTCAGGATCCGTCCGATTTGAAGCATGCCACTCCTTATTAA